In Verrucomicrobiota bacterium, one genomic interval encodes:
- the cas3 gene encoding CRISPR-associated helicase Cas3' — translation MRGDMNSENPYFWAKTTADGQPGISVHDHCLNVGCVAEALIRALPESLRQLLPPGAPTLAALHDVGKISTGFLRKCATWLLQSNLAAAALNEFWQGAESDHAKVGQFCIQNFLKGTRTELWAVAVGAHHGRIHGHLLGQINRTAARVGWEDAARAQLVEELVCIFGRLPGRKPLTDNSDLWLLAGLIAVADWIASNERFFSASQGLPLEQARTQASVSLAAINWSGGELKLEVGFAKMFGLPGGANALQAALQVCATRTGLFIVEGPMGSGKTEAALAAAHSLIASGHNHGLYFGLPTQVTSHRIHQRVRRFLENTLADSANLRLAHSASWLDQEQALEIHPVAAGDADSAVNAADTRSWFASARHALLARYGVGTIDQALQGVVAVKHFFVRRFGLAGKVVILDEVHSYDVYTGALVTQLIRELLALRCSVIVLSATLTEARRRELLSAAGSRQEETEAAPPETLGAYPLITEAQAGQPLRSIPLSWQEDKRIQLRVGVLSEAQIVEECLRRAEAGQHVLWLRNTVVEAQAAYRAVATAARAGTVRLGLLHSRFPFFRREELEEEWLERLGKERSNDGLGSVLVATQVVEQSVDIDLDFIVSDLAPTDMLLQRMGRLWRHPRPNRPAEQPEFWINVPDLAPDASARELKSALGKSARVYAPYVLLRTAEVFHGRAMINLPLGIREILEATYAVPGEASEPAAWRELHEELLAEKLQLENEAKAAMLVLGRPSQADREEVLTRRAGAPTRQVVLLRACEPLAAGLWRLTGLEDRPVQDASGYEWRHAVARLLHRNLVRAPAYEVPSQAAPPWLSLHAGGRTAWGIIGPDGRCQFPDAAEESPLAYDDKLGLYSDSARPKQRTPDEDDEFDY, via the coding sequence ATGCGCGGAGACATGAATTCGGAGAACCCTTATTTCTGGGCCAAGACCACCGCGGACGGCCAGCCCGGCATCTCCGTCCACGACCATTGCCTGAACGTCGGCTGCGTGGCGGAGGCGCTGATCCGTGCGCTGCCTGAATCGTTGCGCCAACTGCTGCCGCCCGGTGCCCCCACGCTCGCGGCGCTGCATGATGTCGGGAAAATCTCCACAGGCTTTTTACGCAAGTGCGCGACATGGTTGCTGCAATCCAATCTTGCGGCGGCGGCGCTCAACGAATTCTGGCAGGGCGCTGAGTCGGATCACGCGAAGGTTGGTCAGTTTTGTATTCAGAACTTTCTTAAAGGGACACGAACCGAACTGTGGGCTGTGGCTGTCGGCGCTCATCATGGTCGGATTCACGGTCATCTCCTCGGCCAGATCAACCGGACAGCGGCGCGGGTGGGATGGGAGGACGCGGCGCGCGCCCAACTGGTCGAAGAATTGGTGTGCATCTTCGGACGCTTGCCGGGTAGGAAACCCCTCACCGACAATTCAGATTTGTGGCTGCTGGCCGGCTTGATCGCGGTCGCTGATTGGATTGCCTCTAACGAGCGCTTCTTTTCGGCCTCTCAGGGTTTGCCTCTGGAGCAGGCACGAACGCAGGCGTCCGTCAGCCTTGCGGCGATCAATTGGTCTGGAGGCGAGTTGAAGCTTGAAGTGGGTTTCGCGAAGATGTTCGGATTGCCCGGCGGGGCAAATGCGTTGCAGGCGGCGCTGCAAGTCTGCGCGACGCGGACCGGATTGTTCATCGTCGAAGGTCCCATGGGCAGCGGGAAAACCGAGGCGGCGCTGGCCGCAGCCCATTCGTTGATTGCCTCAGGCCACAACCACGGCCTCTATTTTGGCCTGCCCACGCAAGTGACCAGCCATCGGATTCACCAACGGGTGCGTCGCTTCCTGGAGAACACGCTCGCCGACTCCGCTAACTTGCGTCTGGCTCACTCAGCGTCCTGGCTGGACCAGGAGCAGGCGCTCGAAATCCATCCGGTCGCCGCAGGCGACGCGGACAGCGCCGTCAACGCCGCCGACACGCGCTCTTGGTTCGCATCGGCACGCCACGCGTTGCTGGCTCGTTACGGTGTTGGAACGATCGATCAAGCGCTTCAAGGCGTCGTGGCAGTGAAGCACTTCTTTGTCCGCCGCTTCGGTCTGGCCGGAAAGGTGGTCATTCTCGACGAAGTGCATTCATACGACGTTTACACGGGCGCTTTGGTCACCCAACTCATCCGTGAACTCTTGGCGCTGCGATGCTCGGTCATTGTCTTATCTGCAACACTTACGGAAGCGCGACGCCGGGAACTGCTCTCCGCCGCTGGAAGCCGCCAGGAAGAAACGGAGGCGGCGCCACCTGAAACGCTCGGCGCTTATCCATTGATTACGGAGGCGCAAGCTGGCCAGCCGCTCCGTTCGATTCCGCTCTCATGGCAAGAAGACAAACGGATTCAATTGCGCGTCGGCGTGTTGTCGGAAGCCCAAATCGTCGAGGAATGCTTGCGCCGCGCAGAAGCAGGCCAGCATGTACTGTGGCTGCGCAACACGGTGGTCGAAGCGCAAGCAGCGTATCGCGCCGTAGCGACCGCCGCGCGAGCGGGCACAGTTCGTCTCGGCCTGCTCCATAGCCGCTTCCCGTTCTTCCGGCGGGAGGAACTGGAAGAAGAATGGCTGGAACGGTTGGGCAAGGAGCGCTCCAACGACGGCCTCGGTTCAGTCCTGGTGGCCACACAGGTGGTCGAACAAAGCGTGGACATCGATTTGGATTTCATCGTGTCCGACCTCGCGCCGACCGACATGCTGCTCCAACGCATGGGTCGGCTGTGGCGACATCCTCGCCCCAACCGGCCTGCGGAGCAGCCGGAATTTTGGATCAACGTGCCCGACCTTGCACCCGACGCTTCAGCCCGTGAACTGAAATCCGCTCTGGGCAAGTCCGCTCGCGTCTATGCGCCGTACGTGTTGCTGCGAACTGCGGAGGTCTTCCACGGACGCGCCATGATCAATCTCCCGTTAGGAATCCGGGAAATTCTCGAAGCCACCTACGCGGTGCCAGGTGAAGCCAGCGAACCCGCCGCCTGGCGCGAACTCCACGAGGAACTTCTGGCCGAGAAGCTGCAACTCGAGAACGAAGCCAAGGCGGCGATGCTGGTCCTTGGCCGCCCCAGTCAAGCCGACCGTGAAGAAGTGCTCACGCGTCGCGCGGGTGCGCCGACCCGCCAGGTCGTGCTGTTGCGCGCTTGCGAGCCGCTGGCAGCCGGCCTTTGGCGTTTGACTGGTTTGGAGGACCGCCCGGTACAGGACGCCTCCGGCTACGAATGGCGGCACGCCGTCGCGCGGTTGCTCCATCGCAATCTCGTCCGCGCCCCGGCTTATG
- a CDS encoding DUF1501 domain-containing protein → MHTAFSGPQHDHLRSLTRRKFFQHCGTGMGALALASLLNEKLFAAESKPAAPGASPIGTHFAPKAKNIIYLFQSGGPSHLDLFDYKPELIKRHGEKMPAEMLQNIRLAQIGKQAAVLGTRYQFQRYGKSGVWLSELLPHLQSIVDDVCFLQGFYSEAFNHDPATLFMNTGAQLAGRPSMGSWFSYGLGSENKDLPAFVVLMTGVGQPLTVSAWGSGFLPTVHQGVQLRSQGDPVLYVSNPPGMGAERRRQSLDLLRDLNQKRYVALRDPEIQTRIAAYEMAYRMQTSVPDVMDISKEPPQVHEMYATTPGRASFANNCLLARRLVERGVRFVQLYHRGWDHHGGPDGNLVYDLKKRCVETDQPAVALIKDLKQRGLLDSTLIVWGGEFGRTPMMQGTPKPDNIGRDHHPHGYTVWLAGGGIKPGIVHGATDEFGFYAVENKVHVHDLHATILHLFGLEHTKLTYRFQGRDYRLTDVHGEVVKDILA, encoded by the coding sequence ATGCACACAGCTTTCTCCGGACCCCAACACGACCACCTCCGCTCCCTTACCCGCCGCAAATTCTTCCAGCACTGCGGCACGGGCATGGGGGCGCTGGCTCTGGCCTCGCTGCTGAATGAAAAACTGTTCGCCGCCGAATCCAAACCAGCCGCGCCCGGCGCCAGTCCGATCGGCACCCACTTCGCGCCGAAGGCCAAAAACATCATTTACCTCTTCCAATCCGGTGGGCCGTCCCACCTGGATTTGTTCGACTACAAACCGGAGCTGATCAAGCGCCACGGCGAAAAAATGCCGGCCGAGATGTTGCAAAACATCCGTCTGGCGCAGATTGGGAAACAAGCCGCCGTTCTGGGCACGCGTTATCAATTCCAGCGCTACGGCAAATCCGGCGTTTGGCTTTCCGAATTGCTCCCGCACCTCCAGTCGATCGTGGACGACGTTTGCTTTTTGCAGGGCTTTTACTCGGAAGCGTTCAATCACGATCCCGCAACGCTGTTCATGAACACGGGCGCCCAACTCGCCGGACGGCCCAGCATGGGTTCGTGGTTCAGCTACGGACTGGGAAGCGAAAACAAGGACCTGCCCGCGTTCGTGGTTTTGATGACGGGCGTGGGCCAGCCCCTGACGGTCAGCGCCTGGGGCAGCGGATTTCTGCCCACCGTTCACCAGGGCGTGCAGCTCCGGTCTCAGGGCGATCCGGTCCTCTACGTTTCCAATCCTCCCGGCATGGGCGCGGAGCGGCGGCGCCAATCGCTCGACCTCCTGCGCGACTTGAACCAGAAACGCTACGTCGCGTTGCGCGATCCCGAAATCCAAACCCGCATCGCCGCCTACGAAATGGCGTATCGCATGCAGACCAGCGTGCCGGACGTGATGGACATCTCGAAAGAACCGCCGCAAGTCCACGAGATGTACGCGACGACGCCCGGTCGTGCTTCCTTCGCGAACAATTGCCTGCTCGCGCGGCGCCTCGTCGAGCGCGGCGTGCGTTTCGTGCAATTGTATCATCGCGGCTGGGACCACCACGGCGGACCCGATGGCAATCTGGTTTATGACTTGAAGAAGCGTTGCGTGGAAACCGATCAGCCGGCGGTCGCGCTCATCAAGGATCTGAAGCAACGGGGACTTCTCGACTCCACGCTGATCGTGTGGGGCGGCGAGTTCGGGCGCACGCCGATGATGCAGGGAACTCCGAAGCCCGACAACATCGGCCGCGACCATCATCCGCATGGCTACACCGTGTGGCTCGCGGGCGGCGGCATCAAACCGGGCATTGTCCATGGCGCGACCGATGAATTTGGCTTCTACGCCGTGGAGAACAAAGTCCACGTCCACGACCTGCACGCCACGATTCTTCATTTGTTCGGCCTGGAGCACACCAAGCTCACGTATCGTTTCCAGGGCCGCGATTACCGCCTGACCGACGTCCATGGCGAAGTGGTGAAAGACATTCTGGCCTAA
- a CDS encoding four helix bundle protein, with the protein MESTQLPYARSFRDLIVYQKQRQLAREVFQTTKSFPADEKFALTDQLRHSSRSVGGQIAGAWAKRRYEKHFISKLTDADGEQMETQHWLESTLNCGYSPREACIRLIASCEEIGRMPGSMMESASFCGDLSAMKEEPSEYFCSLTNSLTAED; encoded by the coding sequence ATGGAATCGACGCAGTTGCCCTACGCACGGAGCTTCCGCGACCTGATCGTATATCAGAAACAGCGGCAACTGGCCCGTGAAGTCTTCCAAACCACGAAGTCGTTCCCGGCAGATGAAAAATTTGCGCTCACTGATCAACTGCGCCACTCGTCGCGCTCCGTTGGCGGACAAATTGCCGGAGCCTGGGCAAAGCGGCGGTACGAGAAACACTTCATCTCAAAACTGACCGATGCCGACGGTGAACAGATGGAAACCCAGCATTGGCTCGAAAGCACGCTGAATTGTGGATATTCGCCGCGCGAGGCCTGCATCCGCCTGATTGCTTCATGTGAAGAGATCGGCCGCATGCCCGGCAGCATGATGGAGAGCGCTTCCTTCTGCGGCGACCTTTCGGCCATGAAGGAGGAACCATCGGAATACTTCTGCTCGCTAACCAACAGCCTGACCGCGGAGGACTGA
- a CDS encoding DUF1553 domain-containing protein: protein MRFFFFQRYAWAATLFFCATVSASAASPNPAAPADSKVDFVRDIQPIFVKRCSECHGPDKQKGRLRLDLKAEALRGGDSGTPLLVPGKSSESEIIRRVTTEDSDDVMPAKGERLTRDQIQRLRVWIDQGAVWPDTDARNHWAYVKPVRPTSPRIRDHRWLRNEIDHFILARLDQEGLAPSREADRTTLIRRLSLDLTGLPPTPQDVDAFVADHSSKAYERLVDRLLASPHYGEHLGRWWLDLARYADSNGYQVDLARSIWPYREWVINALNRNMRFNQFTVEQLAGDLLPNATLDQKIATGFNRNTKINDEGGGDAEEYRTKAVKDRVTTTATTWLGLTMMCTECHSHKYDPITQEEYYRFYAFFNNTTDGGNYSIEPTVGVPAPPIQAKVDSLHKRIAAVQQELLLAEARLPLEQADWERRLARSSRPSPELQGRAGLSPASRSERDPGSSSGSPGRPRPNGDGLQGGVEAPPEPVSRTVAFTPLQRWTPESARKQPQGRGPPGLGSMGGEHGAETPGTFHDSRVWIALNLTNAVSVGGSTFTNLEDRSILATGVNPIYDTITVEAETDLENITAILLETLPDPSLPQKGPGRWGKTGNFILDEFAVAAWPKSGGNVDSTNVVFSHATADWEQQYYRAEHAVDRNPKTGWAIGPQFGKRHFLIAGLKDPIRHAGGAKLAFRFEHYHGNSHTIGRIRLSVTSETDPAALWPLDPDLTELLATPAAQRSEEQRRKLAAYFRSISPTIRKLERELFRLNERETELANTKYVTLVMQERAEPRETFVHVRGNFLDKGKVVSPGVPAFLPPLRAHESPNRLALAYWLIDPENPLTARVTMNRLWERFFGVGLVKTSEDFGVQGEAPSHPELLDWLATEFLRLGWDMKAMQKLIVMSATYRQSAAANDELLGRDLYNRLLARGPRFRLDPEVIRDQALAVSGLLNAEVGGPSVYPVQPANLWKEIGFLRPEIGMDEWPLSEGRDLYRRGLYTFWRRVCTYPMFATFDAPSREVCTARRPRTNTPLQALAALNESTLLEAARVFAQRIMLQGGSRPAKQIEFAFRLCTSRPPTKFERDRLLQFYEEQRRSFERDLAAAERLVNVGFAERPSNLDLCHLAAWMMVANVLLNLDEVLVRG, encoded by the coding sequence ATGCGATTCTTCTTCTTTCAACGCTATGCTTGGGCCGCAACTTTGTTTTTCTGTGCCACTGTCTCGGCGTCGGCCGCCAGCCCGAATCCCGCCGCGCCGGCAGATTCAAAAGTCGATTTCGTTCGCGACATCCAGCCGATCTTCGTCAAACGCTGCTCGGAATGCCACGGTCCGGACAAACAAAAGGGCCGCCTGCGGCTCGACCTCAAAGCGGAAGCGCTGCGCGGCGGAGATTCGGGCACGCCCTTGCTCGTGCCGGGCAAAAGCTCGGAAAGCGAAATCATCCGGCGAGTGACGACCGAGGATTCGGATGACGTCATGCCGGCGAAAGGCGAACGGCTGACTCGCGATCAAATCCAGCGCCTGCGCGTGTGGATCGACCAGGGTGCAGTCTGGCCGGACACGGACGCGCGAAATCATTGGGCCTACGTCAAGCCCGTGCGTCCAACCTCGCCCCGCATAAGGGACCACCGCTGGCTTCGCAATGAAATCGACCATTTCATTCTCGCGCGGCTCGACCAGGAGGGATTGGCGCCTTCCAGGGAAGCGGATCGAACCACGCTCATTCGCCGGTTGAGCCTGGATTTGACGGGACTTCCCCCGACTCCGCAGGACGTGGACGCGTTCGTCGCGGATCACAGCTCGAAGGCCTACGAACGACTCGTGGACCGCTTGCTCGCTTCGCCCCATTACGGCGAACACCTTGGCCGGTGGTGGCTGGACCTCGCGCGTTACGCGGATTCCAACGGTTACCAGGTCGATCTGGCGCGCTCGATATGGCCCTACCGCGAGTGGGTGATCAACGCGTTGAACCGCAACATGCGGTTCAACCAGTTTACCGTCGAGCAACTGGCGGGCGATCTGTTGCCCAATGCGACGCTCGATCAGAAAATCGCCACGGGCTTCAATCGCAACACCAAGATCAACGACGAAGGCGGCGGCGACGCCGAGGAATACCGAACGAAAGCCGTGAAGGATCGCGTCACCACGACCGCCACTACGTGGCTGGGCCTGACGATGATGTGCACGGAGTGCCACTCGCACAAATATGATCCGATCACCCAGGAGGAATACTATCGTTTCTACGCTTTCTTCAACAACACGACCGACGGCGGGAATTACAGCATCGAGCCAACCGTCGGCGTCCCGGCGCCGCCCATCCAGGCCAAGGTCGATTCGCTGCACAAACGCATTGCTGCAGTTCAACAGGAATTGCTGCTTGCCGAAGCGCGCTTGCCGCTCGAACAGGCGGACTGGGAACGCCGCCTGGCGCGATCGAGCCGCCCTTCCCCTGAACTTCAAGGTAGGGCGGGCCTGTCCCCAGCGAGCCGGTCCGAACGTGATCCAGGCTCGTCGAGCGGCTCGCCGGGACGGCCTCGCCCTAATGGCGATGGACTCCAGGGCGGTGTCGAAGCTCCCCCTGAACCCGTCTCCCGGACCGTGGCCTTTACGCCGCTCCAACGCTGGACTCCGGAGAGTGCGCGGAAGCAGCCTCAAGGCCGCGGTCCGCCCGGTCTTGGGTCCATGGGCGGTGAGCATGGTGCTGAAACCCCGGGAACTTTCCATGACTCACGCGTCTGGATCGCGTTGAATCTCACCAACGCGGTTTCCGTTGGCGGCTCGACGTTCACGAATCTGGAGGATCGGTCCATCCTCGCGACGGGCGTGAATCCGATTTACGACACCATCACCGTGGAGGCGGAGACGGATTTGGAAAACATCACGGCGATCCTGTTGGAAACACTGCCCGATCCCAGTCTGCCGCAGAAGGGTCCCGGCCGCTGGGGCAAGACCGGCAATTTCATTCTGGACGAGTTCGCCGTCGCGGCCTGGCCGAAGAGTGGCGGAAACGTGGACTCCACGAACGTCGTCTTCAGCCATGCGACCGCCGATTGGGAGCAGCAATATTACCGCGCGGAACATGCGGTGGATCGGAATCCAAAGACGGGCTGGGCCATCGGGCCGCAGTTTGGGAAACGCCATTTCCTCATCGCCGGGCTGAAAGATCCGATCCGTCACGCCGGCGGCGCGAAGCTCGCCTTTCGCTTCGAGCATTACCACGGCAACAGCCATACGATTGGACGCATCCGCCTTTCCGTGACGAGCGAGACCGACCCGGCGGCACTCTGGCCGCTTGATCCGGACCTCACCGAACTGCTCGCGACTCCGGCCGCGCAGCGCAGCGAGGAACAACGCCGCAAATTGGCCGCATATTTCCGATCCATTTCGCCAACGATTCGCAAGCTGGAACGCGAGTTATTCCGTTTGAACGAGCGCGAAACCGAACTGGCGAACACGAAGTACGTCACACTCGTGATGCAGGAACGGGCTGAACCGCGCGAAACGTTCGTTCACGTGCGCGGGAATTTTCTGGACAAAGGCAAGGTGGTTTCGCCCGGTGTGCCGGCCTTTTTGCCCCCGCTGCGCGCCCACGAATCGCCCAACAGACTGGCACTCGCCTACTGGCTGATCGATCCGGAGAATCCGTTGACCGCACGGGTTACGATGAACCGGCTCTGGGAACGTTTCTTCGGCGTCGGCCTTGTCAAAACGAGCGAAGACTTCGGCGTGCAAGGAGAAGCGCCGTCGCATCCGGAACTGCTCGACTGGCTGGCCACGGAGTTTCTGCGGCTGGGCTGGGACATGAAAGCGATGCAGAAACTCATCGTGATGTCGGCCACCTATCGCCAGAGCGCCGCCGCGAACGACGAGTTGCTCGGCAGGGACCTTTACAATCGCCTGCTCGCGCGCGGCCCGCGTTTCCGTCTCGACCCGGAAGTCATCCGCGATCAGGCGCTGGCCGTGAGCGGATTGCTCAACGCGGAGGTCGGCGGTCCGAGCGTTTATCCCGTGCAACCGGCGAATCTCTGGAAAGAGATCGGCTTTCTGCGTCCGGAGATTGGGATGGACGAATGGCCGCTCAGCGAGGGGCGCGATCTGTATCGCCGCGGCCTCTATACGTTCTGGCGGCGCGTTTGCACGTATCCTATGTTCGCGACGTTCGACGCACCGAGCCGCGAAGTGTGCACAGCGCGGCGGCCTCGCACGAACACGCCTCTGCAAGCGCTGGCGGCGCTCAACGAATCGACGCTGCTGGAAGCCGCGCGCGTCTTCGCCCAGCGCATCATGCTCCAGGGCGGGTCGCGCCCCGCAAAGCAAATCGAATTCGCCTTTCGCCTTTGCACGAGCCGGCCGCCGACGAAGTTCGAGCGGGATCGGCTGCTGCAATTCTATGAGGAACAACGCCGGAGCTTCGAGCGCGACCTCGCCGCGGCGGAGAGACTGGTGAACGTGGGCTTCGCGGAGCGTCCATCCAACCTGGACCTCTGCCATCTCGCCGCGTGGATGATGGTGGCGAATGTGCTGCTGAATCTGGATGAGGTGCTCGTCAGAGGGTAA
- a CDS encoding DUF1559 domain-containing protein — protein MQTVMPDDERRVDRQSHRSAFTLIELLVVVAIIAVLAGLLLPALAKAKEHARRIQCYNNERQLILAWAVYSSDQIESFPLNGTGTDTRLFPYPYWVRGVIVFATNSPDNTNVHLLLDPKYSSLGPYVKSVSLFKCPRIAASSKSSARAGPT, from the coding sequence ATGCAAACGGTGATGCCGGATGACGAACGGCGCGTTGATCGCCAAAGCCATCGGTCCGCTTTCACGCTAATCGAGCTTCTCGTGGTGGTGGCGATCATCGCCGTGCTGGCCGGACTGCTCCTGCCGGCACTCGCCAAGGCCAAGGAGCACGCCCGCCGCATCCAGTGCTACAACAACGAACGCCAGCTCATCCTGGCGTGGGCGGTTTATTCTTCGGACCAGATCGAATCCTTTCCCCTCAACGGCACCGGGACGGACACGCGGCTCTTCCCTTACCCGTACTGGGTGCGGGGCGTGATCGTTTTTGCGACCAATTCACCCGACAACACGAATGTGCACTTGCTGCTCGATCCCAAGTATTCTTCGCTGGGGCCTTATGTGAAGTCCGTCAGCTTGTTCAAGTGCCCTCGGATCGCGGCCAGCTCAAAATCCTCGGCCAGAGCCGGCCCAACCTGA
- a CDS encoding RraA family protein, translated as MVGQTLFFDGIGSAGAALDLKRGDTAMTAPECGSLSSLYSAVVCDVLDGLGFREQALNGCVRPLTQTRRVYGRVFTARAAPVAEVPAEPYKLQLAAVDELTRGDVLVVDGQETRTCALWGELLTTACLHKGVHGVVMTACTRDMWRIDELGFAVFGIGWHPADDKGRLEVVEIGGAIKIAGVHTKPGDLILGDEDGVVIIPSEAAPETLRRASEKVAGENQVRHALAAGMPVGEAFKKFGIL; from the coding sequence ATGGTGGGGCAAACGCTTTTCTTCGATGGCATTGGCTCGGCAGGAGCCGCGCTCGACCTTAAGCGAGGGGATACCGCCATGACAGCGCCTGAGTGTGGTTCGCTAAGTTCACTCTACTCCGCAGTTGTTTGCGACGTGCTGGATGGATTGGGGTTTCGCGAGCAGGCGCTCAACGGCTGCGTGCGCCCGTTGACCCAAACTCGCCGCGTCTATGGCCGCGTGTTCACCGCGAGAGCCGCGCCGGTCGCCGAAGTCCCTGCCGAACCGTACAAGCTTCAGCTCGCCGCCGTGGACGAACTGACGCGCGGGGATGTGCTGGTCGTCGATGGCCAGGAGACGCGAACGTGCGCCTTGTGGGGTGAACTGCTCACGACGGCTTGCCTGCACAAGGGCGTCCACGGTGTGGTGATGACCGCATGCACGCGCGATATGTGGAGGATTGATGAACTGGGTTTTGCAGTGTTCGGCATCGGCTGGCATCCCGCCGACGACAAGGGGCGCCTGGAGGTCGTCGAAATAGGCGGGGCGATCAAGATCGCTGGAGTCCACACCAAGCCCGGCGACCTGATCCTCGGCGATGAGGACGGCGTCGTTATCATCCCCAGCGAAGCCGCGCCCGAAACCCTGCGCCGCGCTAGTGAGAAAGTGGCGGGGGAGAATCAGGTCCGCCACGCGCTGGCCGCGGGGATGCCGGTTGGCGAAGCCTTTAAGAAGTTTGGGATTCTTTAG
- a CDS encoding DUF4038 domain-containing protein, giving the protein MRLSIILQFDLIRDRFVRGFCVALMTVGALCAASCSTPQAERIAVVSKWDRFERSFTSRRTYPNPIQDAELRVVFTSPSGQSRLIYGFWDGSQTWKVRFAPNELGKWYYSTSCSNSNDDGLHRQTGAFLCIAPNGRTRFDQHGPVRVARDGRHLEHEDGTPFFWLADTAWNGALLSTPAEWDHYLRERRRQQFTAVQWVATQWRASPTGDRESRAAFADSDRIAVNPEFFRQLDAKADAVNRAGLLNVPVLLWAIGGGARPQINPGYALQEDQAILLARYMIARWGANDVIWILPGDGDYRGPRAERWKRIGRASFGEEPHAPVVLHPGGMQWVLNEFLAEKWLDIHGYQSGHGDDERTLRWIFEGPPATDWKKEPARPFINLEPPYENHLAYQSQTRIAPLTVRRAIYWSLLNAPTAGVSYGGHGVWGWDDGAKPPMDHPRTGVPLPWQKALLMPAAEQMAHVATFFNSIDFWRLRPAPEVLASQPGQQAVRRHIAAARSEAGDLLVVYVPEDRNVEILQKSLPPNFRASWFSPRTGEKPSVVAVLNDQAIQFATPDEGDWLLLVKSAE; this is encoded by the coding sequence ATGCGGCTCTCGATCATTCTTCAATTCGATCTCATTCGGGACAGATTCGTGCGCGGCTTCTGCGTTGCGCTGATGACAGTTGGAGCGCTCTGCGCCGCCAGTTGTTCAACGCCCCAGGCGGAACGCATCGCCGTGGTCTCCAAGTGGGACCGATTCGAGCGCAGTTTCACCAGCCGCCGGACTTATCCCAATCCCATCCAGGACGCCGAACTGCGCGTCGTGTTCACTTCGCCTTCGGGACAGAGCCGATTGATCTACGGGTTCTGGGACGGCAGCCAGACCTGGAAGGTGCGGTTCGCTCCGAATGAACTGGGCAAATGGTATTACTCAACGTCCTGCTCCAACTCGAACGACGACGGCCTCCACCGCCAAACCGGCGCCTTCCTGTGCATCGCCCCCAATGGAAGGACGCGCTTTGATCAGCACGGCCCCGTGCGAGTCGCCCGGGATGGACGCCATCTGGAGCACGAGGACGGCACGCCGTTTTTCTGGCTCGCGGACACGGCCTGGAACGGCGCGTTGTTATCGACTCCCGCGGAGTGGGACCATTACCTTCGCGAACGCCGGCGGCAACAATTCACCGCCGTTCAATGGGTCGCCACGCAATGGCGCGCCTCGCCCACCGGCGACCGCGAAAGCCGGGCCGCGTTCGCAGATTCGGATCGAATCGCGGTTAATCCCGAATTTTTCCGCCAGCTCGACGCGAAAGCCGACGCCGTGAATCGCGCGGGGTTGTTGAACGTGCCGGTGCTTCTGTGGGCCATTGGCGGCGGCGCGCGGCCGCAAATCAATCCGGGCTACGCATTGCAGGAGGACCAGGCGATCTTGCTGGCGCGTTACATGATCGCGCGCTGGGGAGCGAACGATGTAATCTGGATTCTTCCCGGTGATGGCGATTATCGCGGCCCCCGAGCCGAGCGCTGGAAACGAATTGGCCGCGCGTCGTTCGGCGAGGAACCGCACGCACCCGTCGTCCTTCATCCGGGCGGCATGCAATGGGTTTTGAATGAGTTCCTCGCGGAGAAATGGCTGGACATCCACGGCTATCAAAGCGGCCACGGCGATGACGAACGCACGCTGCGCTGGATTTTTGAGGGACCGCCCGCGACAGACTGGAAGAAAGAACCCGCTCGCCCGTTTATCAATCTTGAACCGCCTTACGAAAACCACCTCGCGTATCAATCGCAGACGCGCATTGCGCCGCTGACGGTCCGGCGCGCGATCTATTGGAGCCTTCTCAATGCGCCGACCGCCGGCGTGAGCTACGGCGGTCACGGCGTTTGGGGCTGGGACGACGGCGCCAAACCGCCTATGGACCATCCGCGAACCGGCGTGCCGCTCCCGTGGCAAAAGGCGCTGCTCATGCCCGCGGCGGAGCAAATGGCCCACGTCGCGACCTTCTTCAACTCGATTGATTTCTGGCGCCTCCGCCCCGCCCCGGAAGTTCTCGCGTCGCAGCCCGGCCAACAGGCGGTGCGCCGTCACATCGCCGCGGCGCGATCCGAAGCCGGGGATCTCCTGGTGGTTTACGTTCCCGAAGACCGGAACGTGGAGATTCTGCAAAAAAGCCTGCCGCCGAATTTCCGGGCGAGCTGGTTCAGTCCTCGCACCGGAGAGAAACCCTCCGTCGTCGCTGTGCTCAACGACCAGGCCATTCAATTCGCGACCCCGGACGAAGGCGACTGGCTGTTGCTGGTGAAATCCGCTGAGTGA